In the genome of Anguilla anguilla isolate fAngAng1 chromosome 15, fAngAng1.pri, whole genome shotgun sequence, the window GGAAGGTGATGAGAAGGGGAGGGACATGGCTGAGTCTGGGATTTTAGATCTTGCAGGAAACTAACAAAAATAAGCATTGGAGTTTGCTGAACAATATTGGAACTTTGATTGGAGCTGTTTATTATGGTCAGATGAGATGTGGGGTTGGCATCCGAAGGAcgattgttttgaaatgaatgtcATACCTACATACCTTATGGGGTagtcttttattattttattttttgtgtctgACATGGATTTACTAGGCTATTGGTAGAGTGTTATTGATTTAGactgcagctttttaaaatgtattttttctttttggaaaaattaAACTGGCTCATAAAACACTGGCTGATATTGCCCACCGTACCTCTGCTTCCTATGTTCGGACACTTGAGCcattttcttgtttaaaaaaaatgctattttaaatttcaattactGACAAATAAGTTCTGAAATACTGCTTGTGCATGTTTGACGTTGGATTCTTTTTAGACAAAGCTCTCTCTAAAGGTGTGGATGTGCATACACTGTATGGGATGTTTATATTTGCGAATGTGTTCAAGTGTGTATAttcatatgcatgtatgtgtgtgtgtgtgcatgtgtataggTTTGGGCGACaatgtctgtatgcgtgtgtgcatgtgtgtgtctgtgtgtatgtgtttgtgcctgtgtgttggtGTGGCACAGTGGTTTGTCTCACACCTTGTTGTTTAACAGCCTGTAATGGAGGCCCTTGttaattaatgaaatgcatgctcaaaaACCAAGGATCAAAGATGCTACTCTAGGGGCTGAATACTAAATATGAATTGCTGTTGAGaggtgagaggcagggagaagTTGTTATGTATCATTGAAAACAGAATCAGCAATGGCTGACCTTGGTCTCTGATGTCTGTTTTAACCATTTGTTTTGCACATATGTATTAGGTAGTGCACTTATGCACACAGTTACAATGGAACGTGCTgtgttgaaaacaaaatggctggaaCAGTCAGCATCTGTTCCAGGAACCCTTGTATTGACATCATGGCCGTGGTAATTCCAGTTGTGTCTAATTGGTTTTGGAGAGCACTGGAAGGGTCCAGGTGCCTGAGTAGCAACGTCCAATCATGTGTGTGGAATGCGGAGGAGATTTCCGTGACCTGCCCTCCACTCAAAGCTCAATCAGAGCTCAGACGAGGTCAGCTTCAAAACCCTCATTACGTCTGATTGTCCTAGTACGCTTAATCACAGATAGACTTCTGTCCGCTTTCCACTTTCTGGAAACTTCTGTCTGCTCTCCAGGGCAAAGCTTCATAAACAGCAatattttcagataaaataaaccttATATTGTGTACACATCCTTGGCAGTCCTTTGTAAtagtaaaatactgtatgtatgtgttggGCTATAAtagattaaatgaaaacagcaggGAATAATCCTCTTTCCAGTTACAGACCCACTCAGACCTGTCTAAGAACACACCACATCTGTCAACTAAATGCCTGTCTCCTGTTTAAATGCACATGGAAACACGGGGATGTATTCATCTCCTTAATACTATTGTGTAGATTGCATGTTTATTAACTGTCTACCTATTTTCTTGGGTCGTGATGCTCGTGAAGTGAATGATTTGGGTGtttgctcattttaatttatttctccaATTCAAACGGCAGTCAACCATATAAGTGAATTCCAGCAACCAATACTAATTATATTAATACAATGGATGCATTTTAAGGAAGCTCTGGAGTGTTGTGTTGGATATTGTTactaaaagcaaaaaatgacaactttgCCTCAAACATGTACTTATAATGAAATCTTTATCTGCTGTTCCAGGGATTGTGAGGAATCATGGGTAATTTTAAGGGCCACGCCCTGCCTGGAAGCATGTTCCTGATGGTGGGCCTATGGTGGGCGGGGAAGTCGTCCTTTTGGTATGCCGCACGCAGAAAGAAGAGTGCAGGACTCCTGACCAGCAGGGCTGCTCAGCGCCGCCTGGAGGTCATTGAGGGCGTTACCATTTTGTCCTTCTCTGTGATTGGTGAGGGAGCTGTTTCCTGAGAACAGATCATGAAATTTGTAACACTTTGCGAGTGATTGAATGGCAGCTTTAAACGACACaggcaaatggtaaatggactgcatttatatataaatggtaaatggactgcatttatatagcgcttttatccaaattaaattaaattggagTGTGTCAATTACTTTCATATTGCCATACTTGGTAACCGTTTGATAAAAGCAATAGCTCAATTCAGGCCAGAAAATGTACAAGCAAAAATAACGACGAGATAACTATACAAGATCAAGTCAAAGTAGGCTTTTCACCAATACCACAGTCAAATAAAGTGCGGGGAGAACATGCGCAAGACAAAAGTGGCTGAAGTCTCCATAAAAATGACAGTATTATTTGGAGGAGTTCAGCAAGTCAATGGCTAAAGGATGTCTTAAGTCTCATTTTTAGGTCTTGCGGTCTCCTGTGTCATGTGATAACCtgcctggtcatgtgactcactgCATGTGTGCGCAGGGATGCTGGCGGAACAGTTTGCTGCAGATGGGCCACAGCTACATCTCTATGACTATGCCGAGCATCAGTGGGACCACCTGATGAACTGGCAGCATGCCACCATGTACCTGTTCTTTGGCCTGGCAGGGGGCGTGTCTGTGGCCGTCCATACCACTGGCTCTGCCCCGCTTGCCCTGGACCGCATGCTGCTAGGCGTGGCATTCTTCACTGAGGGTAAGgagaggggtttgggggtgcaACATGTTGTTCTCTTAACTCCGTACTGAGTTAGCTGGTGAGTTTGTGGTCTGTACTGTTGCTTTTATCATGGCTTAAAGTTCTCCAGCACTATGCCGGATTTCTGTCGTACGGCTGTTTTAGATCAGTGTAATATATTCTTGgcttgcatttttgtttagGGTGTCTTAACCAATCACGCTCAGCCATCTTATACAATATTCCAATGTTATGCGGACAGCATATAGACCACCGCGGCACATTTGTGTACTTGAGGGTTCACTTTTTGGGGTAAAACAATAGGCTGAGACACACCAATACAGAAATCTctgtataaatttaaaaaacaaaagatatgTTTTGTAATATATACTGCATAACTAAAGTGTCTACGAATTTGTCTACAAAAACGTCCACAAAATGACACTTTGCTTTCATCTCTGAGCTGTGTAATACTGACTCCCCCTCCTGTCTGCTGGTCCCACagggtttctgtttttgtaccACCTGCACGGGCGAGCCATGCTGGACATACACATTCACCAGCTGCTGCTCTATGCCATCTTCGGAGGGGCAGCTACCGCTTTCCTAGAGGTCTTCCACAGGGGCAATGTCTTACTGGAGCTGCTGAGAGCCTCCTTCTGTCTGCTGCAGGGCAGCTGGTTCTGGCAGgtgtgtaaaatgtgtcaaatgtgTGAGTAATATGTAtttcataaatgtgtgtgcacatgtgtgtacagTGGTATGCAAACATAATTAAGAAATGCAAGTTATGGGGCACTGTTGAAGTCAAGACAAGATCTGGAAGACTGAGAAAAATCTGGTCAGATATGCACAGCAAAAGCCACATATCACTGCAGAGTACCTGAAAAATGTTTAGTGACACCAAAGTAGTGGTGCACTAGCCCACTGTGCAGCACTGCTGACACAAAAATGATCTGCATGGAAAAATTGTCAGAAGGAAACATTTCCTGAGATCTCTCACAAATTTCAACACATGAAGTATGCAGCACAACACTTAAATATGCCAGAGActttttactgtttactgtttttttctatCTATTGCATTTATCATATAACATgttttgtgcattaaaatttacaaaaatatgtcATGCTTCAATTTTTTCCCTGCATAGGATATGTTAGTTTCGTCTTACCTAAATCaactaaatgtgtaatttgaCCAGGAGCACCCTGTATTTGCATACCAactctgtgcgtgtgcacggacgcatgtgcatgtgtcttgTGTCTATTTAGAGCATATAaaagtatgtatatatgtgtgtgcggatgtatatgtgtgtgcatgtgtatatacatatgtgaATATAACATGTCTGAAGTGGCTGCTTATATTCAGTAACATTGTGTGACCATCTCAGTGTCTCCTGTGGTTCCCGTAGATTGCCTTTGTGCTTTACCCACCCAGTGGGGTGGCAGAGTGGGACCTGAAGGACCACAGCAACATGATGTTCATCACCACGTGCTACTGCTGGCACTTTGCCTTCTCCCTGCTCACTGTGACTGTAGTCTACTGCACCGCCTGCTGGTGAGAGCTCCTCCTTCAGCCccacccctgaccccacccacacctgcagAACTGACAGTCTGGGCCTGCCAGCCACACTGCACGTCTGTCGGTCTGGCTGTGTTATGTGTTACTTCATAGTTAAAGTGAAACTCTATGTTTCATAAGCCTCTTAGGAAGAGTACTGGTGTGTGGGTCATCCTGTTAAAACTGTGCGTGGATTGATATCATGCATTAACTTGTATTATAGCTTGTATTGAGGGAAGGTTATAAACTGCTGCAGCCTGCTTGTTTGGCTTAACTAATAGTGAGCAACACATCCagacataaaagctgaaatcagTTTTAGTGCGGTCCTCCCCCTGTATACATtcccagaaacaaatccaaactAAGCCATTGAATGTGCTGGGAACTGTGGGTCCTGTGGTCAGTGTTCATAATGTGCTAAACCCCCTCCACAGGGTTGTACATTCTAAGCTGAAGAGGACTCCCTCAATGGAAATGGGACTTTTGAAAACCACAGACAAGGAGCAGGAGTCCGAAGATGAGATCTAATGGctgccccctcccacctcgctctcacatacaaacacactaatgcgcacacacacacacacacacactgctacgtgcatacatacacctgtgcacacgcacaccctcatacacacacatgctcacatcaCTCCACACTGGGTCTCAGGATGAGAGAAGCTAATCATCTGTCTGGTGCTCTGAGTACATGGTTCCTTGGAGAGCCCCAGACCCTGCCTTCATGTCTCACCAGAGCAGGGATGAATTCTTCTGCTCCCTGGCGTGGGAATGTGATTCATTAGAGGCAGAGTGCAATCCATTGCTTTCCTGGCCCAGTGATAGAGCCCTTTCATTGAAGCATGTTTCTAGAATTTTGTCCCACACAAGAGCCCTCTCCCAAAATGGCATACACGTACAAAAAGATTAACCACATTCTATTTAAGGTACATTCATTGGTATTTCATTCGATGTTCTCAGCATTTTTAAGGAATTTATTTGGCAGCTACAGTACAGCTAAGACTATATATGTGTCCAAACAGGTCTATGATACACCATCAAGTTTAAAAAATCCATGTTTTGAAAGACATCAGCTGTCCTTTGACAGCCATCAATGttgtaattgttttctttttttaagtgtcaTGTTGGCGTCCAGAACACAGACATTGTGCATAAAGACAatcaaaatcatgtttttagTAGTCATATATAATGAACCgaagaaaacaaatgatgtaATAGTTAGCctttattcaaatttttcagtTGTTCAGAAGGATTAGCCTTTGGCCATTTTGGAAACCATGTCTATTGtataattaacattaaattaacatttaaattataacCAGTCAGCGGCGTGAATGTTTAGTGgactgccaatcagaagtgaacttGAAGTGAATATCCATACAGGACCCACCTTGTCAGACCACCTGTGCTCATGTGTAGAAATGACAGACTTTAGATCAAAAGGAAATTTGACTTTTTCTTGTCGATAAATTTGTCTTAATCTTGTGGCATAATAAAGACTTAAACTGCAAGAAAAGCATTTCCCTGCAGTGCGAGGGTCCGTCGCTCCAATTCTGAGCTCTGGATATCCAATGTAGTTTCACAGTCCTGCTCATTTACACAGTAAgtattcacttttatttatgtaaagagGCTGCTTCTGAGTTGCTCTGTCCATACATTACAGGCTTTTCCCTATAGGTTAGAGCCTTGGCCTCTGCTTTGTCATCATCTGACTATGACCAAAAGACCAGAGTCACAGGGTTCTCACTTTGGAGGCCCaagaaatgagaaatatttGGAATCCCTGCGCTTAGGGATGATGATACAGAAAcccccactttctctctttcttcaaaTCAGAATATGGGTGCTTGAGCAAAAGCTGCATATTTCGGGCAAAAAGGACCTGAGTGCTTTTCAATCACAGGTAATACCACTGACAACAGAGCCATAAGTCACCAGTAGTTCTATAATTCcacattttcagttcattcaaaTGTACAAATTGCTTTTAAACAACAACTGCTAGCTCACATTGTGGCCAGTGGTTAAGACTGAGATCTTTACTAAACTAAACCTGCAGTGGAGTCGGCTGAACTCTTGCAAAGAATGTAGCTCCCCTCTCTGACCGATGTCCTCAGTAACTCTGGAAGCGTTATACTGCCATCAGGTGGAGAcactttttaatcatttaaaaaaataatgataacaattCAGGTGCTGAATTAAGTTATAAAATTATTACTAATAGATTGTCTTTAAAAACGAAAATGTGTTGCTTTGTTTTGCACACATAAAATGTGATCATATTATGACTAAGATATATCATGTTATAATATTATTTGCCACAGTAACATTTGAACTGTAAGTACTCAAAATGTAATACAGGATTAAAGtcaatatttattattgtttacaCGCTGAttgtttttctaaataaattataaaataaattgtctgTTCCCATATTCATCATGTAGTGCATCTGCAGAAAGTGATATTTCTGCAGTGGGTAGCCTATTTAATGATTTACTGTATCCCTGTTGAATGTGAAGATTTGACTTTATTTTCCACCTTTGTACTAAAACATCTATGCAAATGATGTGAAATCATTAGAGGTAACCTCAAGGGTGAAATGTAGCCTATTAAATATACATGCAAGAAACGTTTTGTGTACAATGTGAGATTTGTGAGCATAATTTAGCTACTGGGACTGTGCAAATAGACTAGATTGATGTTGTTTGGCTATCTGCActtatctagatttgttaaacagATCTACATATCATTACGCACTTGCGAGGCTTTCTGAAATTAGACGAATATGATGACCATATTCAGAACGCCAAAGGGACTGCAAAGATAGATACAAACACATATCAGTCTGCTGTTTCATAATGATACTGTCTACTAGCTTATTCATCTCTCTGACGCGGTGTTTCCGTAGCAACAGACACGGAAGTAACATTCGTAGAATTCACCTGTTGCGTGTtcaacaggaaagagagaaaataacaaGAAACAATTGAAGTAACATTGACGGAACTCGCGAGTGCCGGCCACGGTTAGAGCCCTTGCATCGACGTTCATGGACAAACTAAAGAAGGTTCTGAGCGGCCAAGATGGCAATAATGATGACATTAACATCGTGGAGGTAAAGTTAGACGTTCAACCATCCATGATTTCAGCGGTGTAGCTAGCTGTAGCTTGTGTAATGGGCGTTCAGCTATAGTGTGGCTAGCAATAGCTCGTTTGCATTTAAGTACGGTACCGCGCACATTTGTGCATAGCATTCACAAAACAGTTATGGAAATATATGGATTAAGCTGTTTGCCACTAACGTTACATCGAAGAGAAAGCAACGTGTCGTGTCAGACTTAGTTAAGTTAGCTTTGATGATAAAGTAGGCTATAAACAAGTTGTTCACAACAGGTGAAAGTTACAGTTAATATTAGCCGGTGGTGGTTATGTGCGATACGTTACCGCCAGGCAGAGTTTGTGATTTTAAATACTTGCTGCTTGAAATCTATCACAATATGTTATAAATAATTTGCATACGACAGAACGGACAAATTCCCCTTTGCAATGTGGTTATTAATATCGAGATGCCATTTGAATGCATTGGAAACTTGAGCCACCTGTATTTCCAGGTGTCATGTTAACACTCAATGGGATTACTGTAGTGACACGTATATCGGCTATTGTATCAAAACTTTCGTCCACTTCTCTCACCGGTTAGGCAGCGAACCGAGCCTCAACTCTGAGCTGGAGTACACGGATAAAGGGCTTCGCCGCTTTCTTCGTGCTTGGAGGGGTGTGCTCGGTGATGGTAAGTAGCCTCGTAATTATTACGTCATTGTGGCTTCCGAAGTCTGTCGAAGGCacggtatttttttttttttaccacacgGAATATTTATCATATCATTGTTCAGTGACGCTCCCATCGGTGTTGATTTAAACAACTCACTTAAAAACAAGTAGAGTGAGTATGTACAGGTACTCGCGACTGGTTCGTCTCGCTCTGAGGAATGTCTCGAACAAAGAACGTTTCCCGGCTTTTCGCAGACACGATTCCTCACGCATTCCAATTGCGgctttttatgttatttttcaatGCCATTAAAGtatgatcattattattctCAATGCCTGTTCATGTGCACTGGACCTCAGATGATGTCACATAGTaacactgaattttttttatttaaacatgacaTTCGCACATACTGTGTGCCTGATAGTTTTTCTAGTTTATTCACTTATGTTGTGAACCCAAACATATTTATTAGTATCTTATTGAGGAAAAAGTATTGTATCTAAAAGTAGGCCACTCAACATCATGTTGCTTTTATTATGTCcttcagttttcttttcaaaattgcattttattttcagcatgaaaGAAAGTTCAACTACTGTAACTCACACACCAAATAACTATATTTGAGGCTATGGACAACACTGtccttgattgattgattgatgttatttgggaatatttttaaaagacatgtACTGAAGGTGAAATTCCAAACACAGCGATCACAGCTGAAGCAGCAAGTGATCTTCCTTAAATTTAACATAGTGAAACCAACTGTAGGCAGAAGCAGAATTAGCAAGGATGCAGTGCACCCATATGAACAGCCATGGGGGTTCCCTGAGAACCCGAACATAGACTCTGACTTGATTcatgaaaacattgtttaatgAATGTTGGCAAGTAACACTGTGTATTGTTCacgttaaaaaagaaataatatattttttaatcacagtTGATGTTGAAATGGAAAAGTAGTCTCATCATGCCTCACACCCAATATATGACAGGCTGGCTCCAGACAGTAGAGGAAGTCTATCTGGAAGAATTTCAGCTGAGAAATGTGAAGATTTCCAAATAATCTCTGTTTGCAAATTTCTTGAAAACAATTTCTGCATCCTTAGAATGGGCTAATGTTTTACATTGAATGGCCTGAATGTGATGACTGAATGTGCTCTATAACTGTAATGGtgattcatgttttatttaattttttatctaTTCTCACTTCTCAGGgggtgtgttttctgtttcttccaAAAATTGGATTGATTTTGTTCATTATCCTTTACACCATTGGCAACATTTGCACTCTGGCCAGGTAAGTACCAGTCTATGTGCTCTACAGCCTTCACAACTTCAGTCAAAACCTCTTTACCCTAAGGATTCCTGCTCATCTTAAAAAGAATGTCATTTTATCATTGTGTCAGGCAGTTCAGTTTGAAATCAAGTTTCTTGTTGCTTTGTAGCATAATAGAGATGCATGCACATTATCATTGTGAATAGTTAACAGGTGTTACAGTCAAACAGCGTTTGTTACGAAGGTCCATTAAAGTTTTTATTAGAAGTTTCATGCTTCTCACTTCTTGGTGGCTTTTtagttagtttattttttagccTCTTTTGGATAGATAGGTCTTTCTGGGGCCTTTGCTTTGATTCCAAACCTGGTCCAGACAGGTATACAGTGTTTACTTATTAATGTACTCACAGTGACTGGATATCTTTATCCAGGCTCTTGTTGAAATGCCTCCTGTGCAGCTTCATTTTTCCCTTGTTAAGTACTTTGACAGGTATGTCCTTCTGTTAGCACTAAATTTGTTTGATTCACAGGTATCTTCTGAGTTTTGAGTGCAGAAGcaggataaataaaataattattgccTAACATGAAGCACAGCCTCTGTGCCCGGGCGATCTATGCAACTTTAGTTTGTGCATTAGGGGCCAGATGCATGTTAGATTGTTAATCTAAGGTAGTTACATAAGATTCAGTTTTTTCTCTGGAAGATCCTCCTGTTTTCAGACTTGCAGAATATGCAAAAGACCTGCCTATAATGCAGTTTGTCAGGAAACAGAGAATCTCATTTAGGCCTTCCCTTTGATCTGACTGATTAATGCAGTTATCCATTTGAAGGCTGCTTTCATCTAGCTAGCCCGTTCTCAATGGTTCAAAGAAAAACGAATGTACTTTTATGTAATTCCCTAGATATtgcttttttaatgattttggaGTAACATTATGAAACTACTTGACATCAGTGGAACCCGTAAGTCTGTTACCAGACTGCGTCCCGTTTTGGTTGGACAGCACCATTGGTCTATCTATTGGCCAGTGGGTTCATATGTCTGGGCCTATGGGCTGGAGGCCGGAGGGGTGACTGAGTGTGTATGCCCGTGTCTGCAGCACCATGTTCCTGCTGGGGCCCTGGAACCAGCTGAAGAGGATGTGTGAGAAGACCCGTGCCTTCGCCACCATCCTTATGCTGGTGAGACCCCTGTGAACGTGTACCTAACCTTATCTCAAGAGTGTTACATCGCCCCCTAGAGGAATGCTCTCATACAGGATGTATTCTGTTACACAAAGCATTCATCTCTTATGTCTTCTCTGGATAGGGAACAGGCTTGTGACCCAAAGGTTTTGGGTTAAAATCCAGGGCAGCTGTTGTCCCCCCTCAACAGTGTACCTAACCTGAGTGTATATACAGCTGTATTACTAGATATGTAAAATGTAGGCTCCGGAAGTCACCGTCAATGTACATTGTAAAGCATGCCTGTAACATAGACgtaatttaatatcatttttgggaaatgaaaaatgaagcagATATTCTCACTCCAAAATTAGAGGTATAAactccaaacaggaagtgtggtGCCACTGATAGCACCACTGGGTAGGGATGTGCTGCTACTTGAGGTGTATCAGTTTTGTGGAAAAAACTTGCAATACACCAGCAGACTGGTGTAGAAGTAGGGCAGATTTTATTTACAGGACTTactgaaaaagagcaaaaactaaaaaaacaataaaataaaaacaaaagcttgAAACAAAATGTGCAGATGATTTACATACTGCACAATGGATACATCTAGCTCCAGCCTCACAGCAGACTGCCCTCTTAGTAAGACGAAAAATGACCCTGCCCCAAAAAAACCTCACAAGTAAAGGTAACTGCCAGGCTTATGTACCTGAGATATACTGGTTATATCCCCTATCACTGGTAAGTGCCCTTTCCTTTGCTTTCGTGGTAATGAgaaactgttctttgtttttttcatagGTGTTTCTTGCCTTGACTCTCTGCGCTGCTTTTTGGGTAAGTAAACCTCTAATTGTATTAGCTTGGTGCACTGGAATGTTTAATTAGTTCCTTGGATATTTTGTACTGGTGACTGAACACAATTGCACATCTACGTGTGCTGAATAATAATTAATCTAGCAGCTATTGATCAGTTGATTAATTTTGTCTTTATTGTATGTCCTGTGTGCGTTTACTTTTCAGTGGAAGAACTATGGGCTTGCTttgctgttttgcattttgcaagTCATTTCATTTGCTTGGTGAGTAgtgaatattacattaatatacGGCTCTATTTTCACCTCTCAAATGGATTCATGTTGTCATTGTATTGTGGAATTTTGCTGGAAGTGTTGGAGGTTTGTTTTGTATCTCTAATAGTTAATTATAAAAAACCCTTCCTCATTCATTGCTCTTTGAGTAATATTAAATCTCAATACTTCTGATAAATTTTAAAGGCAAACAGTCCTATGCTTTTCAGGAGCATACACTGCAATGACAATTTAGTTTGTTTATCTGTGAATCAAGTCCATTTTAAGCATTTTGGGAAAAGTCAGCATtaaacaaaactgtttttgaacGTAACTTAAAATTTGACTgcaatattcattaaaaaaactacaaatcaAATGCTCAGCAGAATCctgattcattattttt includes:
- the LOC118214159 gene encoding transmembrane protein 45A-like, with protein sequence MGNFKGHALPGSMFLMVGLWWAGKSSFWYAARRKKSAGLLTSRAAQRRLEVIEGVTILSFSVIGMLAEQFAADGPQLHLYDYAEHQWDHLMNWQHATMYLFFGLAGGVSVAVHTTGSAPLALDRMLLGVAFFTEGFLFLYHLHGRAMLDIHIHQLLLYAIFGGAATAFLEVFHRGNVLLELLRASFCLLQGSWFWQIAFVLYPPSGVAEWDLKDHSNMMFITTCYCWHFAFSLLTVTVVYCTACWVVHSKLKRTPSMEMGLLKTTDKEQESEDEI
- the LOC118213563 gene encoding vesicle transport protein SFT2B-like translates to MDKLKKVLSGQDGNNDDINIVEAANRASTLSWSTRIKGFAAFFVLGGVCSVMGVCFLFLPKIGLILFIILYTIGNICTLASTMFLLGPWNQLKRMCEKTRAFATILMLVFLALTLCAAFWWKNYGLALLFCILQVISFAWYGLSYIPFARDAMLKLFALCVK